Part of the Drosophila pseudoobscura strain MV-25-SWS-2005 chromosome 2, UCI_Dpse_MV25, whole genome shotgun sequence genome, AAAAAATTTTAAGTATACAAAATGGTAAACAGGTATTGCAGAAATTTGCTTAACCGTTGCATAGGGCTGATGCGGGCCAACATCCAGAAGGTTCACATCGTTCACCGTGGCCAAAGCCAGCAGCCTGCAGTAGCCACCTCCTTGACCGTGGAGAAGAGGAACAAGTATCGCTCCACGTGGGAGCAGGAAGAGTTCAATCATAGGCGCACTGTAGATTATAGTGCTAGCCAAAGCAACGCCAGCGGAGATCGCAGCTACGATGGAACGTGGGTTAACTTCCCTACGGGTCGTCGCTCGTTTATCAATCGTCCAAGCACGGCCAAGCCCTGTAACGATAAAGCCAAGGCGTTCCTTCGCCAGTGGGCAAACCAAAACGATTGATACTCGTAACTGTCAACTGAGCTATCTTTGAAATAAACAGAGTAAGCTATTGCATAAAATTAATCCTAAACTAAATTTCACAATACTTGTTTAGGACgcacaaataaaatttatCCATAGCTTTACTGTTGATATCTTACAACTTTGCAGATGTCACTGTTTGCCTTTGTGGGCCAACTGGCTCGGTGCACCTATTTGCCGCCGATCCCACTTCTGCTCTCGCGAATACGTGGTCCGCGGAATATACCCCATATGCCCATCAAAGGTCCCAGGGACTTTGAATACTGGCGTCGTTTAAAACGCAAGAACCCATCTAAGCCGACACGGTTGCCAAAAGTCAAACCCGCACCACGCCGAGGGTCCAGAAGGAAAACAATTcccaaaaaaatagaaaaacgaACAGAAAAGTAAGAAGAAAAGGGGAACATCGGTCACAGCCGATAGCCGATATTATATTGTTCATTAGAACAACTAAGGACCTAAATCAACGACATCTAAATTTACTGTAATGCTAGAACCtgactaaaaataaaaactcaaTTATAACATTATTGAACAAGGGCTATTGAAATGAGGCCTTCctataaaaaaaagatttcTTCCCGGGAAAGTACGATTCATGACTCAAATGAGTTTGCGCGTTGattctttttaaattttaaatttaaaacgaggaatatgtatgaTGGAACTGGTGTAACTCGtgagtatatttacggtatatgagacggtatattttgaaaatgagacgatatattttggtatatttctgaatgtcagacggtatattttatcaatgGGTCCGCGGTAACACTGATGGTAACTTAAACccccaacaaaataaataattattgtGGTTCTTGTATGGCGCTGCTCCGGAACATTTCAAACAGCTTTTGCAGCAGCTTTCGGCGATATGCCAGTAGCGGTTGCACCATATACAGCCTCAGCTCGGGCCACGTCAAGTGCGGCGTTTCCGTGATACGCGTATCCGGTCCACAGACAAAGAGGGCGCTGCGCGCCATCGTTGGATGCAACGATTATGAGCCCAAGGCCCGGCAGGCGTACCTAAAGTCGTTTTTCCATCCCATCAGCAAGGAAATGATCGACAgggggctgctgctctggTTCCCTGGTCCAGCCTCCTTCACCGGCGAGGATGCTTGCGAGTTTCAGGTGCACGGCTCCCTGGCCGTCATAGCGGCCATGTTGGATGCCCTTGGGCGCCTGGACGGACTGCGACCGGCCGAGCCTGGAGAGTTCACGAAACGTGCGTTCTTTGGCGGTAAACTGGACCTAACGGAGGTAGAGGGACTGGCGGATCTCATTCACGCCGAGACCGAGGCACAAAGGAAGCAAGTGAGATTATCGGCAAACAATGAATAAACATTTCCTGACACTCCTTTCTCTTTCAGGCACTGCTCCAGAGCACGGGAGCACTGGGCCGCCTATACAACAAATGGCGCAAGCGACTCATCCGATGTGCCGCCCACTTGGAGGCCTACATAGACTTTGCCGAAGAGGAGCAAATCGAGGGCGGCGTCATACTGCAGTTGACCAAGGAACTGAAGGCTGTGAGAGGCGAGATCCGCAACCATTTGAATGATCAGCGGCAGGGCGAACTGCTGAGGGATGGTGTGCGTACCGTCATCATCGGAGCACCCAATGTGGGCAAAAGCAGTCTGCTGAACCTGCTCTGCCAGCGATCTGTTTCAATTGTGACCGAGCAGGCGGGCACAACGCGCGACATTATAGAGACAATGCACAACTTTGGCGGATATCCGGTGATATTTTCGGACACGGCCGGTCTGCGGAGGAACACAGCGGACAGCATAGAACGGGAGGGGATGGCCAGAGCAAAGAAATGTCTCGCCGAATCTGATTTAATACTGCTGCTGACCGATGCCATGGCCGTGAGGGAACTGGACAGCAATGAAACGGTGGCTGGTTACGTGGAGAGCTATCTGAACGAATTGGATATTGCCTCGGATCTGTGCAGCGGAAAGCGAGTGCAGCTGGTGGCCAATAAAACCGACACCCTATCACTGGAGGAGTGCCATCGCCTGGACAAGCTGAGCAACATTCTATCCATCTCTTGCCATAAGCCCGCCAATATGGCCACATTTCTCAACGCcctcgagcagcagctgcaagaGCTGTGCGGCACACCAAGGGCCGAGCATCCGCGCATCACGAACACGCGCTACCGCCAACAACTGGAGCGGTGCATTGAGAACATCGACATATTTCTTAGAGATTACAAGCCAGATGTTTTCCCCGACATGGCCATTGCAGCTGCAAAGCTGCGAAATTCTGTCCGCTGCATCGAACGCATCACGGGTCACGTCAGCTGCGAAGACATACTGGACGTTGTATTCAAAGACTTTTGTATTGGTAAATGACTTGATATTACAATAGATAAGGTGTACATAGCTCCTAAGCGCAAAGTCTGCAAtaatttgtaaaataaaagtatttgaacttgaatttaaaatttctAACTTAACGATGATTCTTGTAATGGTATAGCCGTTTGGTAAAATCATGCATGAATACTCGAACACTCGAATAAAAAGGAGTTCTTAAAATGAtacaatcttgtagaaaactgATTTATCAGTTGGATAAAATTAGCCCGAATATCTAAAATAAGGAATATGATTTCCGATCATGGACTGGGTACATTAACCCATTGTTGACCAGTGAGTATTCAAGTACACTCCACGAAAATTATGAATCTTGAATAATTTTAGCTCATTTCCAGTGAAAGTTATCGTGGTCTTTTTTAAAGTTAAGATGGATCTAAAAGtaggattattattattatttgtatccAGTTTAACTAAAGGGGGTATAAGTGGGCTAACTTCgcttttcatcggtatatttacatTATACGATAAAAATTTTGTTTACGTGTTTCACAAGATTTATTTCGTTTAAAATGTCATCCTGGATCACAGGATTGGCAGATAAGGCCGAGAACATTCTGAACAAGATCGACCAGAATGCGGCCACGGCCCTGCAACTGGAAACGACAGCGTTGGTCACCGGGGATACCATCAATGCCATGAAGAAGAGCATGACCAGCAGCACCAACTCTTTGTCCCTGAAGTCGACGACGCTGTCCCCAGCGAAGCGATCGAGTGCTAGCCCCAGCAATGCTTCCAGCGTGAAGAGCGATCAAGGCGCCTCTGTGAGCAAAAGGATGACCACATCGGCCAGCTTCTCCACGAATCCGGATAGCCTAGGCAGCGCAATGGACACTCATGAGCTGGCGGCCTTTAAGATCGCCTTGAACGAGATCACCGCCGAGCGGGACGAGCTGCGAATGCGACTACACGAGCTGAACCACGACAGCGAGAACTTGGCCCTGCAAGAGCGCAGCCAAGAGCTAGAGATCCTGGCCCAGACACTGTCCGAAGAGCGGGACAAGGCGGTCCACGAGCTAAACGAGGCCCACACCGCACACATGGCGTATGTGCACTCCATCTCAGAGCTGGAAACGAATCTGGCCAAGTTGCAGCAGGAATACATGAGCGCTGCCCACAAACTACAGATGCAGACAAAGGAGACGGAACAGCATCGCCTCGAGTTGCACGAATACCGCACCAAGGCCCAGCGAGCCCTCCAGGCTAAAGATGCCCTGATAGCAGAACTCAAGGCGAAGCCCAGAGAAGAAGCGAGTGGAGAGGCCCATAACAGCGAGAGCCGTCTTCTACAAATCGAATACGATGCTCTAaaacaggagctggagcatGCCCACGAAGAAGTGCTCAAAATGCGTCTGCAGTTGGAGGATAACGTTTCGCAGGAGAAGCAACGCGAACTGGAGCTCAGCTCTGCGCGTCAGCGGGAGGAGTCTCTGGCCAAGGAACTGCGACAGGCACGCGAATACAGTCTCACCTCCGAATCGGAACAGCGCATGCTCACCCAGGAGCTAGCCTCAATGCGACAGCAGCTTAGCAATCAGatggccgctgctgccactcgcCTGCAAGAACGGGAGCAACAGGTACAACAGCTGCGCCAGCGCCTCAGCGGTGAGGTCCACACCAGTG contains:
- the LOC6897486 gene encoding tRNA modification GTPase GTPBP3, mitochondrial; the encoded protein is MALLRNISNSFCSSFRRYASSGCTIYSLSSGHVKCGVSVIRVSGPQTKRALRAIVGCNDYEPKARQAYLKSFFHPISKEMIDRGLLLWFPGPASFTGEDACEFQVHGSLAVIAAMLDALGRLDGLRPAEPGEFTKRAFFGGKLDLTEVEGLADLIHAETEAQRKQALLQSTGALGRLYNKWRKRLIRCAAHLEAYIDFAEEEQIEGGVILQLTKELKAVRGEIRNHLNDQRQGELLRDGVRTVIIGAPNVGKSSLLNLLCQRSVSIVTEQAGTTRDIIETMHNFGGYPVIFSDTAGLRRNTADSIEREGMARAKKCLAESDLILLLTDAMAVRELDSNETVAGYVESYLNELDIASDLCSGKRVQLVANKTDTLSLEECHRLDKLSNILSISCHKPANMATFLNALEQQLQELCGTPRAEHPRITNTRYRQQLERCIENIDIFLRDYKPDVFPDMAIAAAKLRNSVRCIERITGHVSCEDILDVVFKDFCIGK
- the Golgin84 gene encoding golgin-84, producing the protein MSSWITGLADKAENILNKIDQNAATALQLETTALVTGDTINAMKKSMTSSTNSLSLKSTTLSPAKRSSASPSNASSVKSDQGASVSKRMTTSASFSTNPDSLGSAMDTHELAAFKIALNEITAERDELRMRLHELNHDSENLALQERSQELEILAQTLSEERDKAVHELNEAHTAHMAYVHSISELETNLAKLQQEYMSAAHKLQMQTKETEQHRLELHEYRTKAQRALQAKDALIAELKAKPREEASGEAHNSESRLLQIEYDALKQELEHAHEEVLKMRLQLEDNVSQEKQRELELSSARQREESLAKELRQAREYSLTSESEQRMLTQELASMRQQLSNQMAAAATRLQEREQQVQQLRQRLSGEVHTSAKNDYESRLKALTQSLVERQGLLERVTGERNALRLQYENMQTQLQQNQHLVQIESQRGSRHTILSNSTDDVKAQFPVLMHPSPFDNRVARRFKRALRQADSVGIRVGTFLRRYPMMRVSVIVYVALLHLWVMFVLLSTTPN